The nucleotide sequence ACGTTACTGAAGGCGACGTAGTAGAAGTTTGGCGTGAAGGAACAAAATGGTTGACTAAATACCGAGAAGAAGAAACTACGTCGATTTCGAGTCATGCAAAAGATTTTATGAAACGAATATTAGATAAAGAATAGTATGTGCAAAAGCCTTGGGATTTTTCTCGAGGCTTTTTTGACGTACGCCTTCTGCAAATCATTCTATTTGAATTCCTTAAAATGCATGGTGTATAATAAAGTCAAATATAGTCAAAGTCAGCTTTTGACGTATTATGTATCGAAGAGGTGAAGGCGATGCGGAATATTTCAGACGTGATTGAAGGTTATTTGAAAGAAGTTATCGAATTAAGCGAGAGAGACCATATTGAAATAAAAAGAAATGAAGTAGCAGAAAAATTTCAATGTGTGCCTTCTCAAATAAATTATGTGATTAACACTAGGTTTACTGTCGATAGGGGCTATCTGGTTGAAAGCAAAAGAGGCGGGGGCGGCTATATCCGCATCAAGCGGATTAGGATGCATCAGAAATCTGATGTGATTTCTGATATTATCGGCCGCCTGGAAAATGGAGCTACTCAGAGCATGGCAGAAGACATTGTTTTTCGGCTCTTGGATGAAGATGTCGTATCCAAACGAGAAGCGAAATTAATCTTAAGTGCCATCGACCGCTCCACTTTGCTTTTGCCTTTGCCGGTTCGAGATGAAGTAAGGGCAAGGATACTTATTGCGATGCTCTTTACTTTAAAGTATCAGTCAAACACATAAGGGGTGATAAAATGATTTGCGATCAATGCGGAGAACGTCCTGCTTCCGTAATTGTTAAACAAAAGATGCAGGGACAGATGACGGAGCGTCATTTATGTCACGTCTGTGCTGCTGAAAACCACAACTTAAATTTTGTTTTTGAACAAGATCCTATGGCTATTCATCAATTGTTGTCTAATTGGTTTCCTAAACAGCAAACTTCAGTAAGTCCAGTGAAAAAAGAAGTGGCGGTCTGCCCTTCTTGCGGATTTACTTTTACAAAGTTTTTGGAGCTGGGAAAATTCGGTTGTGCAACTTGTTATGAAGCCTTTGAACCACAATTAGAAAACATTTTTAAACGGCTTCACAACGGCAATTTTGAACATGCTGGAAAAATTCCTGCTTCTTATGGAAGCACATTAAAGATACGAAAAGAAATAGAAGAACTAAGAAAGCTTATGCAAGTTTCAATTCAAAATGAGAATTTTGAAGAAGCAGCAAAATTCCGGGATGAAATTAAAGAATTAAATCTTCAGCTTGAAGGAGGTGTCCCGGATGGCAATTGAACGTTTTTTGCAACCAAGAGCCAGCAGCTGGATGGCGAATGATGGTGATAATGTCGATATTGCCATGAGTACACGCATTCGGCTGGCACGCAATTTAAGTGACTTCCAATTTCCCTATTCATATTCGGAGGATGAAGCACTAAAAGTGGATAAAGAAGTGTCTTCTGTTCTCCTTGATAAAGCACATGAGTTGAATCATTCGTTTACACATATTAATATACAGGAAACCCCTAAGCTGCAAAGGGAAGTATTGGTTGAGAAACACTTGATCAGCCCTTACTTGGCAAATGGGACACATTCAGGATCAGTCCTGCTGTCAGAGAATGAAGAGCTTAGTGTCATGGTCAATGAAGAAGACCATTTGCGGATACAAAGTCTGCAGTCGGGGTTTCATTTGCAAGAAGCCTATCAGGCAGCCAACCAATTGGATTCCTTGCTGGAAAAAAATCTCTCCTATGCCTTCCATGAAAAGTTTGGTTATTTAACCAGCTGTCCTACGAATACCGGAACAGGAATGAGAGCTTCTGTCATGCTGCATTTGCCGGCGTTGACGATGTCCCATCAGATTACACGTATAATTCCAGCGATTTCACGTTTAGGAATGGTCGTAAGAGGTATTTACGGAGAAGGCAGCGAAGCTTTAGGCAATGTCTATCAGATTTCCAACCAAATGACTCTTGGGAAGTCGGAATACGATATTTTGCAGGATTTGCAGAATATGACCGAACAGATTATTCACCAAGAACGATTGGCTAGAGAGGCTATTTTAAACAACTCACCACTTGCTTTGGAGGACCGGATTTACCGGTCTCTTGGAACGCTGACC is from Planococcus liqunii and encodes:
- a CDS encoding protein arginine kinase, encoding MAIERFLQPRASSWMANDGDNVDIAMSTRIRLARNLSDFQFPYSYSEDEALKVDKEVSSVLLDKAHELNHSFTHINIQETPKLQREVLVEKHLISPYLANGTHSGSVLLSENEELSVMVNEEDHLRIQSLQSGFHLQEAYQAANQLDSLLEKNLSYAFHEKFGYLTSCPTNTGTGMRASVMLHLPALTMSHQITRIIPAISRLGMVVRGIYGEGSEALGNVYQISNQMTLGKSEYDILQDLQNMTEQIIHQERLAREAILNNSPLALEDRIYRSLGTLTYSRLLSTEEAATCLSDVRLGIDLKMIEDMDMSILNELMIFMQPAFLQQYAGKPLQPKERDVARAKLFRERLNKEKATHEGEEFA
- a CDS encoding UvrB/UvrC motif-containing protein produces the protein MICDQCGERPASVIVKQKMQGQMTERHLCHVCAAENHNLNFVFEQDPMAIHQLLSNWFPKQQTSVSPVKKEVAVCPSCGFTFTKFLELGKFGCATCYEAFEPQLENIFKRLHNGNFEHAGKIPASYGSTLKIRKEIEELRKLMQVSIQNENFEEAAKFRDEIKELNLQLEGGVPDGN
- a CDS encoding CtsR family transcriptional regulator; the encoded protein is MRNISDVIEGYLKEVIELSERDHIEIKRNEVAEKFQCVPSQINYVINTRFTVDRGYLVESKRGGGGYIRIKRIRMHQKSDVISDIIGRLENGATQSMAEDIVFRLLDEDVVSKREAKLILSAIDRSTLLLPLPVRDEVRARILIAMLFTLKYQSNT